ACCTCCAAAGGAGAAAAGCCGGATAATCAGGGAGATGTTTGAGGGCAAGCTTCATGCCGTCACCTTGAACTTTCTCGATACCCTTGTCGAGCGACGGCGGGAGAAGCTCCTGCCTGAGATATTGAACGCCTTTCAGGATGAGCTGGACAGATTCGAAGGAACACTTGTGGTGAAAGCCGTAACGGCCGTGCCGATGACTCAGGAGCAGATGGAGAGGTTGGAGGATAAGATCGCCAGCTTAACAGGTAGAAAGGTAAGACTTGAAACAAGCGTCGATCCATCGATCAAGGGCGGAATACTGATAAAAATAGGGGATAGAACGATAGACGCAACCATAGATACGGCGTTTCAGAAATTGAGGGAAAATCTGATCAAACGTGTAAGGTGAGGCCATGTTCAACGTTAGGATCAGTCCGGATGAGGTATCCGATGTGTTGAAGGAGGAGATCCTTCGATTCGCACGAAGCATTGATGTCTACGATTCAGGCGTCGTCCTTCAAGTCGGCGACGGTATAGCCAGGGTGCATGGGCTTGAAAACGTGATGTCGGGCGAGCTGGTCGAGTTCCCGAATGAGGTCTATGGAGTTGCCCTGAACCTTGAGGAGGATAACGTCGGTTGTGTGCTTTTGGGCGAGGAGAGGCTCGTCAAAGAGGGGGATATCGCCAAGCGCACCGGAAGAGAAGTTGAAGTACCTGTAGGGGATGAGCTTCTGGGCAGAGTTATAAATCCCTTAGGTCAACCCTTGGACGGCAAGGGTGGGATAAAGGCTCAAAAGACCCTTCCCGTTGAGCGTAAGGCCCCGGGGGTCGTCCAGCGACAGCCGGTCAACGAGCCGTTATACACGGGAATTAAGGCCATAGATTCCATGATCCCAATAGGCAAAGGGCAGAGGGAGTTGATAATCGGAGACAGACAGACGGGTAAAACGGCCATAGCGGTCGATACGATCATCAATCAGCGGGGCAAGGACGTCTACTGCATCTACGTCGCCATAGGTCAGAAGGGCTCCACGGTGGCGCGGATAGTTGAAACATTGCAGAAATACGGCGCTATGGATTACACCGTGGTTGTCTCGGCGACCGCCAGCGATCCCTCGCCTCTTCAGTATTTGGCTCCCTTTGCCGGCGCGGCCATCGCCGAATATTATCGGGACACGGGCAGACATGCCCTGGTGGTCTACGATGATCTGACGAAGCATGCATGGGCATATAGGCAGATGTCGCTGCTTCTGAGGAGACCTCCCGGACGTGAAGCCTATCCGGGCGATATATTTTATCTGCACTCCAGGCTTCTGGAGCGAGCCGCTAAGTTGAGCGATGAGCTCGGAGGCGGATCGCTGACGGCCTTCCCGATCGTCGAGACACACGAGGGCGATATCTCCACATATATCCCGACAAACGTCATTTCCATCACGGACGGTCAAATCTATCTCGAACCGGGACTGTTCTATTCTGGCATCAGGCCAGCGATAAACGTCGGTATATCGGTCTCACGTGTCGGCGGAGCGGCGCAGATAAGGGCGATGAGACAGGTCACAAGAAGCCTGAGGTTGGATCTGGCCCGATACCGCGAGGTGGCAGCTTTCGCGCAGTTCGGCACTGAGTTGGACAAGGCCACCCAGATGCAGCTTATCAGAGGCGAAAGGCTTCAGGAGATCCTAAAGCAGGAGCAATACACCCCGATACCCGTCGAAAGGCAGGTGGTATCGCTCTTTGCCGGGACAGAAGGATATCTCGACGATATACCGGTCGAGGCGGTCAGGAGATTTGAAAAGGAACTGCTTCAGTTTATCGAGGAGAAAAATCCGAGGATATTCACCGAAATAGCTTCCAAGGGTGAGCTCGACGAGGAAGTGGAATCGGAGCTGAGGACGGCGATAGAGGAGTTCAAGAAGGGGTTTAAGGCGCAGTGATTCTCCGGGGAAATTAACATGGCCACTCTACGGGCGATAAGGCGTAGGATAAACAGCATATCGAATATCCGTCAGGTGACCGATGCCATGAGAATGGTGGCGGCAGCTAAGCTCCGTCGGGCTCAGGAAAACATCGAGGCGGCTAAGCCCTACGCTGACAGACTTGCTATACTCGCCCATCATCTCGCTTCTCGGGTGGGCGGCGAGCTCCATCCCCTTATGACCGTCCGCCCGGTACAGATGGTTTGCCTCATACCTGTTACCTCTGACAGGGGCTTATGTGGTAGCTTCAACTTCAATGTCATCCGAAAGGCGATCTCCATGATCGACGAGTACGAGAAACAGGGGATAGGGGTCGGTTTGATCTGCGTCGGCAAACGAGGAGCAGACTACTTCAGAAATCGAGGTTATGGCGTCATAGATGAATACATCAGCATCTTCCGCCGGCTCAATGTGGATTATGCCGTGGACGTGGCGAGGCAGATCTATGCCCTTTATATGTGGGGCCACATTGATAAAGTCGAGATAATCTATAACGATTTCAAATCGGCGATCCTCCAAGAAACCCTCGTCGAGCAGATCCTGCCCGTCATTCCCGAAGAACCCAAAACCAAGTTTCGGTTCTCCGATTACGAATATGAGCCTGATCAGAGGGAGATACTCAATGAGATCCTGCCGAAATACCTGATGACCTTGATCTGGAAAGCGATGCTCGACTCAAACGCGGCAGAACAAGCGGCCAGGATGACGGCAATGGAGAATGCCACCGATAACGCCGACGAACTGATAAAAAAGCTGACCCTGCAGCGCAATCGAATCAGACAGGCTAACATAACCAGGGAGATAACGGAGATCGTCGGCACGGCGGAAGCTCTGGAGGAGTGAAAGTGAGGAGGTAGGAGAAATGGAAAAGGAATACGCCAATAAAGGGAAGGTGGTACAGATAATCGGCGCGGTCGTTGATATTGAGTTTGCGGAGGGAGAACTTCCATCCATATATAACGCCATTGAGATCCCGCGTGCCGATGGAAGCCGGTTGGTGCTTGAGGTGCAACAGCATCTGGGGGAGGATAGGGTCAGATGTATAGCGATGGACTCGACCGATGGATTAAGGCGGGGAATGGTGGCATATGATACCGGAGGGCCCATCGCCGTCCCCGTAGGCCCTCAGGTGCTGGGAAGGCTTATGAACGTCGTAGGCGATCCGATAGATAACGCCGGGCCGATCCAAGCCGAAAAGAGATATCCCATCCACCGGCCCGCTCCGGAATATCAGGAGCTTGAAACAAGGACCGAGATATTCGAGACAGGGATAAAGGTGATAGATCTGATCCAGCCCTTCCCGAAGGGCGGGAAGATCGGGATGTTCGGCGGGGCGGGCGTGGGCAAGACTGTCCTCATCACCGAGCTGATCCATAACATCGCCATTC
The genomic region above belongs to Candidatus Poribacteria bacterium and contains:
- a CDS encoding F0F1 ATP synthase subunit alpha gives rise to the protein MFNVRISPDEVSDVLKEEILRFARSIDVYDSGVVLQVGDGIARVHGLENVMSGELVEFPNEVYGVALNLEEDNVGCVLLGEERLVKEGDIAKRTGREVEVPVGDELLGRVINPLGQPLDGKGGIKAQKTLPVERKAPGVVQRQPVNEPLYTGIKAIDSMIPIGKGQRELIIGDRQTGKTAIAVDTIINQRGKDVYCIYVAIGQKGSTVARIVETLQKYGAMDYTVVVSATASDPSPLQYLAPFAGAAIAEYYRDTGRHALVVYDDLTKHAWAYRQMSLLLRRPPGREAYPGDIFYLHSRLLERAAKLSDELGGGSLTAFPIVETHEGDISTYIPTNVISITDGQIYLEPGLFYSGIRPAINVGISVSRVGGAAQIRAMRQVTRSLRLDLARYREVAAFAQFGTELDKATQMQLIRGERLQEILKQEQYTPIPVERQVVSLFAGTEGYLDDIPVEAVRRFEKELLQFIEEKNPRIFTEIASKGELDEEVESELRTAIEEFKKGFKAQ
- the atpH gene encoding ATP synthase F1 subunit delta; its protein translation is MTRAEVARRYARALVKSAVDYVRTDADTLREIMRGSEEFKQLLSNPLIPPKEKSRIIREMFEGKLHAVTLNFLDTLVERRREKLLPEILNAFQDELDRFEGTLVVKAVTAVPMTQEQMERLEDKIASLTGRKVRLETSVDPSIKGGILIKIGDRTIDATIDTAFQKLRENLIKRVR
- the atpG gene encoding ATP synthase F1 subunit gamma, with the protein product MATLRAIRRRINSISNIRQVTDAMRMVAAAKLRRAQENIEAAKPYADRLAILAHHLASRVGGELHPLMTVRPVQMVCLIPVTSDRGLCGSFNFNVIRKAISMIDEYEKQGIGVGLICVGKRGADYFRNRGYGVIDEYISIFRRLNVDYAVDVARQIYALYMWGHIDKVEIIYNDFKSAILQETLVEQILPVIPEEPKTKFRFSDYEYEPDQREILNEILPKYLMTLIWKAMLDSNAAEQAARMTAMENATDNADELIKKLTLQRNRIRQANITREITEIVGTAEALEE